From a region of the Helianthus annuus cultivar XRQ/B chromosome 5, HanXRQr2.0-SUNRISE, whole genome shotgun sequence genome:
- the LOC110941325 gene encoding uncharacterized protein LOC110941325, whose protein sequence is MGALKDLAKSFSRMTQEEVDLFCLEYGIDKIFNPTAPACDIPVDKPNPVMSALDFIKSDDTSDVVFGDAPSVPGENVVVRTSEQRFEGTGYASVANVKGFTKSNAPKSSTRRSSRRLLKAGPQSTSTEPVDLTDDIEVSEDQVEAGVEKDKELVVHSKKVRGKKAVPVQESSSRDVEGLNPEGTYVPAWLVKNDDTFKDAAVCEDALSHLAPPSVRETIAEMDDDFMLSRMVLTTCNLAAMLPQGITRFRQRMQEYEDFSKKKDKMKSSLASMKKEIAGFAEKEVAWKKEVNDLKKMHDIEMGDLRKSFEANLLKLKADREALAVQQQAFREEKEGLKASVGQVTADNQWLIEHGF, encoded by the exons ATGGGTGCTCTTAAAGATTTAGCAAAGTCATTCTCTCGAATGACACAAGAGGAAGTAGACTTGTTTTGTTTGGAGTATGGTATTGATAAAATATTTAACCCAACTGCCCCTGCTTGCGATATTCCTGTTGACAAACCAAACCCTG ttatgtctgctttggactttaTCAAGAGTGACGACACGTCCGATGTTGTGTTTGGGGATGCCCCGtctgttccgggtgagaatgttgtggttaggacttccgagcaaaggtttgagggtacGGGTTATGCTAGTGTTGCCAACgttaagggttttaccaagtctaATGCTCCCAAGTCTTCAACTCGCCGATCTTCTCGTCGTTTGTTGAAAGCtggtcctcaatccacttctactgagccagtggatttgactgatgatattgaagtttcGGAGGATCAAGTTGAAGCAGGTGTTGAGAAGGACAAGGAGTTGGTTGTTCATAGTAAGAAGGTTCGAGGCAAGAAGGCTGTCCCTGTTCAGGAATCTTCAagcagggacgttgaagggttgaaccCTGAAGGTACTTATGTGCCTGCTTGGCTAGTGAAGAATGATGACACCTTcaaggatgctgctgtttgtgaggatgctcttagtcatcttgctcctccttctgtgcgtgaaaccattgctgagatggatgatgacttTATGTTGTCTCGCATGGTTTTAACCACCTGTAACCTTGCTGCTATGCTTCCTCAAGGGATTACTCGTTTTCGCCAAAGGATGCAGGAATATGAGGACTTCTCCaagaagaaggataagatgaaatcctccctagcatcaatgaagaaggaaatagctgggtttgcagagaaggaaGTAGCGTGGAAGAAGGAGGTTAATGATTTGAAAAAGATGCATGACATTGAGATGGGTGATCTGAGGAAGAGCTTCGAGGCTAACTTGCTGAAGCTAAAGGCTGACCGAGAGGCCTTGGCTGTCCAGCAacaggcttttcgtgaagaaaaggaaGGGTTGAAAGCTTCGGTTGGCCAAGTGACTGCGGACAatcagtggttgattgagcatgGTTTCTAG